The DNA window GGAATTCAACCCTTTTGGCGATTCGAAAAAGTAATAATCTTTAAAACCCAACGCCATTTCGTACGATTTTTTCAATGGCATGGAAGTACTGGCTGGGTAACATGAGTTATTAATGAAAGGAATCATTGATGGATCAAAAAACGCGATCCATCCTACGATTTTCCTTCGCTACGAGGATATCGGTGGACAAAAATGAGTACGAAACGAATTACCGCTCCCGATTTGCTGCGAATGAAGAATCGCGGAGAGAAAATCTCCATGCTGACCGCTTACGACTATACGTTCGCCACGTTGATGGACCAGGCGGGAATCGATGCGCTTTTAGTCGGCGATTCGCTCGGCATGGTTGTGCAGGGACATGAAGACACGCTGCCTGTAACGATGGACGAGATGATCTATCATACCCGCGCCGTGCGCCGCGCAGTGAAGCGGGCGCTGGTGATCGGCGACATGCCGTTTCTATCTTACCAGATCGACGCGGAAGAAGCGGTGCGCAATGCGGGGCGTCTCTTGAAGGAAGGCGCCGCAGACGCGGTCAAGTTGGAAGGCGGCCTGCAATCCACGCGCGCCATCCGCCGGATGGTGGAGGCGGGGATTCCCGTCATGGGCCATGTGGGCTTGGGGCCGCAGTCTTGCAAGAATCTGGGCGGGCATAAGGTGCAGGGCAAAACCGCCGAAGCCGCCAAGGCCTTACTGCGCGACGCCGAAGCCGTGCAGGAGGCTGGGGCTTTTGCCATCGTGATCGAAGCGGTTCCTTGGGGCGTGGCGAAACGGATTACGCGGCGCATGACGGTTCCCACGATCGGAATCGGCGCCGGGCCGCATTGCGACGGGCAAGTGCTTGTCTACGCCGATATGCTAGGGCTGTTTACGGCGTTTCAACCCCATTTCGTACGGCGATTCGCCCATCTCGGCGACGAATCCGTGCGCGCATTTCAGGAGTTCGGCCAAGCTGTCAAAGACGGATCGTTCCCCACGCTGGACGAAAGCTATTCCATTGACGAGAATGTTCTTGCTTCTCTCGATGAAGAAGAGGTGCGGGAAAAGAATATGCATCTTTCTTGACAATCGCCGCCGAACCACTACCCCAAAAGGAGCAGCGGTTTTATTATGAATGATGAATGATGATTCGTCGGGCGGCGCACTGCTCAACGTTCGAACCATCTTTTAAATTCATGTGATTTTTTACTTTAGGAAAATCGTTGAAAATCGTCAGGACAGCTTTGGAAATGCAAGCGGCGGGGGATCGCAGCCGGAGAGGAGGGAGCCTTGGCTTCGTCCCCACAATGGGATATCTTCACGAAGGCCATTTATCCCTGGTGCGGGCGTCGAAGGCGGAGAACGACCGCACGGCCGTTTCGATTTACGTCAATCCCACTCAATTCGTTCCCGGCGAGGATTTCGAGCAGTATCCCCGCGATGAAGCCCGCGACCTCCATTGGCTGGAAAAAGAGGGCGTAGATTGGGTTTTTCTTCCTTCTCGCGCAGAGATTTATCCCGAAGGTTTTTCTACTTATATCGAACCGCCCCAACCAAGCCGGGGCTGGTGCGGCGAGGCTCGTCCCGGCCATTTCCGAGGCGTCTGTACGGTAGTGGCGATACTCTTTAACATCATACAGCCGGATCGAGCCTATTTCGGGCGGAAAGACGCGCAGCAAGCGGCGGTTATCCGGCGGATGACGCAAGATTTGCGTTATCCCGTCGAAATCTCCGTACAGCCGATCGTGCGGGAAAGCGACGGACTCGCCATGTCTTCCCGCAACGTTTATCTTTCGCTGGAAGAGCGGCGGAAGGCGTTGATCCTGTCGCAAACCCTGGCGCGGGGAATCGAACGCTTCCGCGAAGGCGAATGCGAGGCGTCCGTGATTTTGCAGGAAGGAATCGCCCGCATCGAGTCGGCGGAGGGCGTCCGTTTGGACTACCTCGGCGCCGTAAATCGGAATACATTCGAATCGGTGAAAACCATCGCGTCCGGCGACTTGTATATCGGATCTATATATGTTGGAAAGACGCGATTGATCGACAATATGATTTTCGATGGATGAAAGAACGATTATGCAGCGAAAAATGTTGAAATCCAAGATTCAAGAAGTCCGCGTAACCAGCAAGGAAATCCATTACGCCGGAAGTTTGGGCGTGGATACGAATCTGCTGGAAGCGGCGGATATTGTATGCGGGGAGCAAATTCACGTTTTCAACGTAACGAACGGCGCCCGGCTTATTACTTACGCCATCCCCGCGCCCAAAGGATCGGGAATTATATCCGTCAAAGGGGCGGCGGCGCGGTTGATCGAGAAGGGGGATGTCTTATTGGTGCTTTCCTTCGCCATGATGGACGAAGAGGAACTGGCCGCCTATTCTCACCGAATCGTATTCGTCGACGAAAACAACCATCTCGTCCGCGTGGAGAATCGTACGGCGGACGATTATTTGACGGTTTAATTTTCCGAAAAAGCGATTCGCGATCGGGGGAATAACGGGCTGCGTTTCGATGAAAGCCCATCCTGCGCAATATAAAATCCCCTTATCCTCACCAGGAGGGCGAAAGGATTTATATGCGGCCATCGAAATGGCGATGAGTATAACATAAGAAATTCGTTCGTTGCTTACGATTTGAATTTCAACGGGGAATGGAGAGCGTTATGGCCTGTTTTGAGAGCGCATTTCTTGTCATTGGCTCCGGCGTCGCGGGATTGAAAGCCGCATTGGAAGCGGCGGAGCATGGAACCGTTCATCTCGTTACTAAAAAGCAGGATTTCGAATCCAATACGAATTACGCCCAAGGGGGAATCGCCACGGTTCTCGATCCCAACGATTCCTTCGAAGCGCATATCCGGGATACGTTAACCGCTGGCGCGGGATTGTGCCGCCGCGATTCTGTGGAGTTGATCGTTACTCACGGTCCCAACGCCATCCGGAATCTGATCGAAAATGGCGTCGATTTTACGCGCAAGGACGATGGCAGCCTGGCGCTGGGACGCGAGGGGGGCCATTCTTTCCGCCGCATCGTTCACGCCCAGGACCTGACCGGGCGCGAGGTGGAGAAGTCTCTCTTGAAGCGCGTTTGCGATCATCCCCGCGTCGCCGTCTTCGAACATCATACGG is part of the Candidatus Omnitrophota bacterium genome and encodes:
- the panB gene encoding 3-methyl-2-oxobutanoate hydroxymethyltransferase, with translation MSTKRITAPDLLRMKNRGEKISMLTAYDYTFATLMDQAGIDALLVGDSLGMVVQGHEDTLPVTMDEMIYHTRAVRRAVKRALVIGDMPFLSYQIDAEEAVRNAGRLLKEGAADAVKLEGGLQSTRAIRRMVEAGIPVMGHVGLGPQSCKNLGGHKVQGKTAEAAKALLRDAEAVQEAGAFAIVIEAVPWGVAKRITRRMTVPTIGIGAGPHCDGQVLVYADMLGLFTAFQPHFVRRFAHLGDESVRAFQEFGQAVKDGSFPTLDESYSIDENVLASLDEEEVREKNMHLS
- the panC gene encoding pantoate--beta-alanine ligase; protein product: MKIVRTALEMQAAGDRSRRGGSLGFVPTMGYLHEGHLSLVRASKAENDRTAVSIYVNPTQFVPGEDFEQYPRDEARDLHWLEKEGVDWVFLPSRAEIYPEGFSTYIEPPQPSRGWCGEARPGHFRGVCTVVAILFNIIQPDRAYFGRKDAQQAAVIRRMTQDLRYPVEISVQPIVRESDGLAMSSRNVYLSLEERRKALILSQTLARGIERFREGECEASVILQEGIARIESAEGVRLDYLGAVNRNTFESVKTIASGDLYIGSIYVGKTRLIDNMIFDG
- the panD gene encoding aspartate 1-decarboxylase, with the translated sequence MQRKMLKSKIQEVRVTSKEIHYAGSLGVDTNLLEAADIVCGEQIHVFNVTNGARLITYAIPAPKGSGIISVKGAAARLIEKGDVLLVLSFAMMDEEELAAYSHRIVFVDENNHLVRVENRTADDYLTV